The following coding sequences lie in one Eleginops maclovinus isolate JMC-PN-2008 ecotype Puerto Natales chromosome 21, JC_Emac_rtc_rv5, whole genome shotgun sequence genomic window:
- the arhgap28 gene encoding rho GTPase-activating protein 28 has protein sequence MSGLGLGSPIPTTSSAPTLIVTSDPRHVTMETYWREVKSIEEEKEGEEEEGEEEERKSMDEVELEEAWLMEAGLSSLFKASSYEEASPPAEALLSTLTRQQVATVRKRLDNYNETLKLRNRHPIRDVRDVFTEPDDESAERSSPPPSPHIESQPSRYHTSTKTIHRHPHTVRPTLPAFFFEDHLPEHPSSPPHTHSPTPTHCPTQTHSPSHSPSQPDRWMWRADWLLRDSPYSEGVAEHKRSGACWDCLRFHGDDSDDLQFVPISPSQGLTCVDDLSSCDLTRLGFISHIELHTFLLALGIQTKRSRPPRHRSREGGVFAVSLDSLLENDRKTSPGVKVPVVFQKLLCILEQTGLQTEGILRVPGSAARLKYLRRELDRCSSGGFDWSSVRQVDAAGLLKLFIRELPTPLLTHTQLSTYRAVLGVSSVLHQVQALQLLMLLLPEANRETLRVLLVFLRQVVSHQAQNRMSLWNVSMVMAPNLFTCHCRGNKRFMSKQLEEMEEAVGGAHLVSLMISHLDVLWTVPTFLLSQVRQMNQASNQKQLGLTKAKRRLLRWKNHTNHQNQITELCEGVIRVHAPLHAKVSMAIQLDGQTKARDVIARFECVNSCSAQHLYEVGGNICERRLPPDCLLLDVYRVNPHCDWLIKP, from the exons atgtcagggttagggttaggatcCCCCatccccaccacctcctctgcCCCCACTCTCAtagtgacctctgacccccgcCACGTTACCATGGAGACGTACTGGAGGGAGGTGAAAAGTATcgaggaggaaaaagaaggagaagaagaagaaggagaagaagaagagaggaagagcatgGACG aggtggagctggaggaggcgTGGCTTATGGAGGCGGGACTCTCCTCGTTGTTTAAGGCCTCGTCCTATGAGGAGGCGTCTCCGCCGGCGGAGGCGCTGCTCTCCACGTTGACACGGCAACAGGTGGCGACAGTGAGGAAGAGGCTGGACAACTACAACgagacactgaagctgaggAACAGGCATCCAATCAGAGATGTGCGGGACGTCTTCACCGAG CCTGACGATGAGTCAGCAGAAAgaagctccccccccccctctccccatATCGAGTCACAGCCGAGTCGATACCACACCTCCACCAAGACCATCCACCGACACCCTCACACAG tCCGACCGACTCTCCCTGCCTTCTTTTTTGAAGATCATCTACCAGAACACCCGTCatcacccccccacacacactctccgaCACCCACACACTGTCCGACACAAACTCACTCTCCATCACACAGCCCCTCCCAGCCTGATAGATGGATGTGGcgagctgattggctgctgcgGGACTCTCCGTACTCAGAGGGCGTAGCTGAACACAAAAGAAGTGGGGCTTGTTGGGACTGCCTCCGTTTCCATGGAGACGACAGTGATGACCTGCAG ttcGTACCCATCTCCCCCTCTCAGGGTCTCACCTGTGTAGACGACCTCTCATCATGTGACCTGACGAGGCTGGGCTTCATCTCTCACATCGAGCTCCACACCTTCCTGCTCGCTCTGGGCATTCAAACCAAACGCAGCCGACCGCCGAGACACAGGAGCAGAG agGGCGGTGTGTTTGCTGTTTCTCTGGACTCTCTGCTGGAGAACGACAGGAAGACGTCTCCTGGAGTCAAAGTTCCTGTAGTCTTTCAGAAG ttgttgTGTATTTTAGAGCAGACCGGTCTGCAGACTGAAGGGATTCTCAGAGTGCCAGGGTCAGCTGCTAGACTGAAG TACCTGCGCAGAGAGTTAGACAGGTGCAGCAGTGGAGGGTTCGACTGGTCGTCAGTGAGACAGGTGGACGCTGCAGGTCTGCTCAAGCTCTTTATCAGAGAGCTGCCAACAcctctgctgacacacacacaactgtccACCTACCGCGCTGTGCTGG gtgtGTCCTCGGTGTTGCATCAGGTTCAggctctgcagctgctgatgctgctgctccCCGAAGCTAACAGAGAGACTCTGAGA GTGCTGCTGGTCTTCCTGCGTCAGGTGGTCTCCCATCAAGCCCAGAACAGGATGTCTCTCTGGAATGTTTCCATGGTGATGGCGCCAAACCTATTCACCTGCCATTGCCGCGGCAACAAGCGATTCATGTCCAAACAGCTGGAGGAGATGGAAGAGGCAGTGGGGGGGGCTCACCTGGTCAGTCTCATGATCTCCCACCTGGATGTCCTATGGACT GTCCCCACCTTCCTGTTGTCTCAGGTGAGGCAGATGAACCAGGCGTCCAATCAGAAGCAGCTCGGCCTGACGAAGGCCAAGAGACGACTTCTGAGGTGGAAGAACCACACGAACCACCAGaaccag atcACAGAGTTGTGTGAAGGTGTGATCAGGGTTCACGCCCCCCTCCACGCTAAGGTCTCCATGGCGATACAGCTTGACGGACAGACGAAAGCCAGAGACGTGATTGCCCGCTTTGAGTGTGTaaacag ctgtTCTGCTCAGCATCTGTATGAAGTCGGAGGGAACATCT GTGAGCGGCGTCTCCCTCCAGACTGCCTGCTGTTGGATGTTTACAGAGTGAACCCtcactgtgattggctgatcAAACCCTGA
- the zbtb14 gene encoding zinc finger and BTB domain-containing protein 14 isoform X1, giving the protein MAETVKYVDDDHRSIFLKLLNEQRLEGEHCDIAVVVEDVKFRAHRCVLAACSNYFKKLFKKHEVDNSSVIEIDFIRSDIFEEVLNYMYTAKISVKKRDVNLMMSSGQILGIRFLDKLCSQVNIHTKVNTCSVTCGSGKAPALFPQKRDVSSEEKEKFPYDIVKMALPPEAQLAANAEVLGEHDDTPSADDLVEASANQHLEKSPNAVLRVQEAILKELTNEDVHKVTCYDQDVVGEMEAEPKDLGEGHHATQTLTFADSIGGEVKDEQPPGWSTATTDMKFEYLLYGHREQLACQVCGKTFLDESRLRKHEKLHSAERPFVCEICTKAFTTQAHLKEHLKIHTGYKPYRCDVCGKSFIRAPDLKKHERVHSNERPFACQMCDKAFKHKSHLKDHERRHRGEKPFVCHSCTKAFAKASDLKRHENNMHSERKQLNPLQSDTETLQAAAMAAEEQHLENISCS; this is encoded by the exons atggcGGAGACGGTGAAGTACGTGGACGACGACCACAGGAGCATcttcctgaagctgctgaatgAGCAGCGTCTGGAGGGCGAACACTGCGACATCGCCGTGGTCGTGGAGGATGTAAAGTTCCGCGCTCACCGCTGTGTCCTCGCTGCCTGCTCCAACTACTTCAAAAAGCTTTTCAAGAAGCATGAG gtGGACAACTCCTCCGTCATAGAAATCGACTTCATCCGCTCAGACATCTTTGAGGAGGTTCTGAACTACATGTACACCGCCAAGATCTCCGTCAAGAAGAGGGACGTCAACCTCATGATGTCATCGGGACAAATCCTCGGCATCCGCTTCCTGGACAAGCTCTGCTCACaggtaaacatacacacaaaggtAAACACCTGTAGTGTTACCTGTGGGTCAGGTAAAGCTCCTGCTTTGTTTCCTCAGAAACGAGACGTGTCTtcagaagagaaggagaagttTCCCTACGACATTGTGAAGATGGCTCTGCCGCCAGAGGCTCAGCTGGCTGCTAATGCAGAG GTGCTTGGGGAGCATGATGACACGCCCTCGGCTGATGATCTCGTGGAGGCATCGGCCAATCAGCATCTAGAGAAGTCTCCGAATGCAGTACTGCGTGTTCAGGAAGCCATCCTGAAAGAACTGACCAATGAGGATGTGCACAag GTGACCTGCTACGACCAGGACGTGGTGGGGGAGATGGAAGCGGAGCCTAAAGATCTGGGGGAGGGGCATCACGCCACCCAGACGCTTACGTTTGCAGACAGCATCGGGGGGGAGGTGAAGGACGAGCAGCCCCCCGGGTGGTCCACCGCCACCACAGACATGAAGTTTGAATACCTGCTTTACGGTCACCGAGAGCAGCTCGCCTGCCAGGTGTGCGGGAAGACCTTCTTGGATGAGAGCAGACTCAG GAAACATGAGAAGCTTCACTCTGCAGAGCGACCGTTCGTCTGTGAGATCTGCACCAAAGCTTTCACCACCCAGGCTCACCTGAAAG AACACCTGAAGATCCACACAGGCTACAAACCGTACAGGTGCGACGTTTGTGGGAAGTCTTTTATTCGAGCGCCGGACCTTAAGAAGCACGAACGAGTCCACAGCAACGAGAGACCGTTTGCCTGCCAGATGTGTGACAAG GCCTTTAAACACAAGTCTCACCTGAAGGATCatgagaggagacacagaggagagaaacCCTTTGTCTGTCACTCTTGCACCAAGGCATTTGCCAag GCGTCAGACCTGAAGCGCCACGAGAACAACATGCACAGTGAGAGGAAACAGCTGAACCCCCTGCAGAGCGACACAGAGACCCTGCAGGCCGCCGCCATGGCTGCTGAAGAgcaacatctggagaacatcagctgctcctaa
- the zbtb14 gene encoding zinc finger and BTB domain-containing protein 14 isoform X2, giving the protein MAETVKYVDDDHRSIFLKLLNEQRLEGEHCDIAVVVEDVKFRAHRCVLAACSNYFKKLFKKHEVDNSSVIEIDFIRSDIFEEVLNYMYTAKISVKKRDVNLMMSSGQILGIRFLDKLCSQKRDVSSEEKEKFPYDIVKMALPPEAQLAANAEVLGEHDDTPSADDLVEASANQHLEKSPNAVLRVQEAILKELTNEDVHKVTCYDQDVVGEMEAEPKDLGEGHHATQTLTFADSIGGEVKDEQPPGWSTATTDMKFEYLLYGHREQLACQVCGKTFLDESRLRKHEKLHSAERPFVCEICTKAFTTQAHLKEHLKIHTGYKPYRCDVCGKSFIRAPDLKKHERVHSNERPFACQMCDKAFKHKSHLKDHERRHRGEKPFVCHSCTKAFAKASDLKRHENNMHSERKQLNPLQSDTETLQAAAMAAEEQHLENISCS; this is encoded by the exons atggcGGAGACGGTGAAGTACGTGGACGACGACCACAGGAGCATcttcctgaagctgctgaatgAGCAGCGTCTGGAGGGCGAACACTGCGACATCGCCGTGGTCGTGGAGGATGTAAAGTTCCGCGCTCACCGCTGTGTCCTCGCTGCCTGCTCCAACTACTTCAAAAAGCTTTTCAAGAAGCATGAG gtGGACAACTCCTCCGTCATAGAAATCGACTTCATCCGCTCAGACATCTTTGAGGAGGTTCTGAACTACATGTACACCGCCAAGATCTCCGTCAAGAAGAGGGACGTCAACCTCATGATGTCATCGGGACAAATCCTCGGCATCCGCTTCCTGGACAAGCTCTGCTCACag AAACGAGACGTGTCTtcagaagagaaggagaagttTCCCTACGACATTGTGAAGATGGCTCTGCCGCCAGAGGCTCAGCTGGCTGCTAATGCAGAG GTGCTTGGGGAGCATGATGACACGCCCTCGGCTGATGATCTCGTGGAGGCATCGGCCAATCAGCATCTAGAGAAGTCTCCGAATGCAGTACTGCGTGTTCAGGAAGCCATCCTGAAAGAACTGACCAATGAGGATGTGCACAag GTGACCTGCTACGACCAGGACGTGGTGGGGGAGATGGAAGCGGAGCCTAAAGATCTGGGGGAGGGGCATCACGCCACCCAGACGCTTACGTTTGCAGACAGCATCGGGGGGGAGGTGAAGGACGAGCAGCCCCCCGGGTGGTCCACCGCCACCACAGACATGAAGTTTGAATACCTGCTTTACGGTCACCGAGAGCAGCTCGCCTGCCAGGTGTGCGGGAAGACCTTCTTGGATGAGAGCAGACTCAG GAAACATGAGAAGCTTCACTCTGCAGAGCGACCGTTCGTCTGTGAGATCTGCACCAAAGCTTTCACCACCCAGGCTCACCTGAAAG AACACCTGAAGATCCACACAGGCTACAAACCGTACAGGTGCGACGTTTGTGGGAAGTCTTTTATTCGAGCGCCGGACCTTAAGAAGCACGAACGAGTCCACAGCAACGAGAGACCGTTTGCCTGCCAGATGTGTGACAAG GCCTTTAAACACAAGTCTCACCTGAAGGATCatgagaggagacacagaggagagaaacCCTTTGTCTGTCACTCTTGCACCAAGGCATTTGCCAag GCGTCAGACCTGAAGCGCCACGAGAACAACATGCACAGTGAGAGGAAACAGCTGAACCCCCTGCAGAGCGACACAGAGACCCTGCAGGCCGCCGCCATGGCTGCTGAAGAgcaacatctggagaacatcagctgctcctaa